A part of Papaver somniferum cultivar HN1 unplaced genomic scaffold, ASM357369v1 unplaced-scaffold_118, whole genome shotgun sequence genomic DNA contains:
- the LOC113330427 gene encoding protein JINGUBANG-like, producing MFETNSIPRSKFNNVLHSEPGRSSITDDDFGVRNSSVSAASPGFYDRNRLSGEVSPCNMSPWNQISPYTKSPWSSSPNTPFDESSPPNGLIGSLVREEGHIYSLAATGELLYTGSDSKNIRVWKNLKEFSAFKSASGLVKAIVISGEKIFTGHQDGKIRVWKVSARNPSVHKRAGTLPSLKDMIKSSLKPSNYVDYKGHRSLWIKHSDAVSCLSLSLEQGLLYSGSWDKTLKVWRISDSKCIESINAHDDAVNSVVSGFDGLVFTGSADGTVKVWRRELQNKSTKHVSMQTLLKQECAVTALAVNPGASIVYCGSSDGLVNYWERDKQLSHGGTLKGHKLAVLCLATAGNLVFSGSADKTICVWRKYGCDHTCLSVLTGHTGPVKCLAVENDQESSKKDQRWIVYSGSLDKSVKVWSVAEKAPDIHQMAMDQQFHHDPSYDQSSLPPSQSFSNYREDN from the coding sequence ATGTTTGAAACAAACAGCATACCAAGATCAAAATTCAACAATGTATTACATTCAGAACCTGGAAGGTCTTCTATCACCGATGATGACTTTGGTGTTAGAAACAGTAGTGTTTCAGCGGCAAGCCCTGGTTTTTATGATCGAAACCGATTAAGTGGTGAAGTATCACCATGTAATATGTCGCCATGGAATCAAATTTCACCTTACACAAAATCTCCATGGTCATCATCTCCCAACACACCATTTGATGAAAGTTCCCCACCAAATGGTCTAATTGGATCATTAGTTCGTGAAGAAGGTCACATTTATTCATTAGCTGCCACGGGGGAACTTCTTTACACCGGGTCGGACTCGAAAAACATTCGTGTTTGGAAGAACTTGAAAGAATTCTCTGCATTCAAATCCGCAAGTGGATTAGTTAAAGCAATCGTAATCTCCGGTGAGAAAATATTTACGGGTCATCAGGACGGTAAAATTCGAGTTTGGAAAGTTTCGGCTCGAAATCCAAGTGTTCATAAACGAGCCGGAACTCTCCCTTCTTTGAAAGATATGATCAAAAGTTCATTAAAACCAAGTAATTATGTTGATTATAAAGGTCATCGCTCGCTCTGGATTAAACACTCGGATGCCGTCTCTTGTTTGAGCTTAAGTTTAGAACAAGGACTTCTTTACTCGGGTTCTTGGGATAAAACTTTAAAAGTTTGGAGAATATCAGACTCAAAATGTATTGAATCTATTAATGCGCATGATGATGCTGTAAATTCGGTTGTATCTGGTTTTGATGGATTAGTATTTACCGGATCAGCAGATGGTACCGTCAAAGTTTGGAGAAGAGAACTGCAAAATAAATCAACAAAACATGTTTCTATGCAAACGTTACTTAAACAAGAATGTGCCGTGACAGCATTAGCGGTAAATCCAGGTGCTTCAATTGTTTACTGTGGATCTTCGGATGGACTCGTTAACTATTGGGAACGCGATAAACAATTATCCCATGGTGGTACACTCAAAGGACACAAACTTGCTGTTTTATGCTTAGCTACTGCAGGGAATTTGGTATTTAGTGGATCAGCCGAtaaaacaatttgtgtttggcgAAAATATGGATGTGATCATACTTGTTTGTCTGTTTTAACTGGTCATACCGGTCCTGTTAAATGTTTAGCTGTTGAAAATGATCAAGAATCAAGTAAGAAAGATCAACGCTGGATAGTCTATAGTGGAAGTCTTGATAAATCGGTTAAGGTTTGGAGTGTTGCTGAAAAAGCACCAGACATTCATCAAATGGCTATGGATCAACAATTTCATCACGACCCTTCCTACGATCAATCGTCTTTGCCACCATCTCAAAGTTTTTCTAATTACAGAGAAGATAATTAG